The DNA window CATCTGTGCGCAGGTGTGCTGCTCCTTTGTGACGGATCACATACTCCACCCAGAAGATAGCCTTATCCATGGGTGTTATTGGCTGATCTCTGTGCAAGCGAGATAGTCTTTGCATGTTCTGTCTGTAGCTGTCCTGCAGGAGCACTTCCTGAAGACCTTGCTCAAAACTCTGGCTGTTAAGTTTGCCCAGCTCAATGATCTTTGCAGCTCCTCTCACCTGCAAACGGACAAGGTTGTCAAACTGGTCAAAGAACAGGGGTATGCCAAGCATGGGGATCCCGTGGTAAATGGCCTCCTGGACTCCATTGGTTCCTCCATGAGCTACAAAAACTTTGGTCTGAGGATGGCCCAGGAGGTCCCTCTGTGGCATCCAGTCCACAATGAGCGTGTTGTTGCCCAAAGTGGAGGGAGGCTCCCCTTTGTGCCGCCATATCACCTGATCAGTAAACAAAAAGCATCAACATCCATTTACTTCAAATCTGTTCATGAGCAGACAGACATTACATCAACAACATTCTTGGAGCCCATCGGCCATCATCTGATGGCAAACTAGCCTCTGGGGGCAAGGGCCAATCTATTGAGGCTTCAAATGTAGAGAATGGATAtctgggtcaaatgactctatCTTCCATTATCCGTACAATGTTTAAAGTAAATCCAAGTgctgaaaacttttttatttaacttgtaGGGTCATTAGGAGATGTTAAGGTTACACCTAAGAGACTCAACGACTCCTAACGACTCCCAGCAATCAGTTacaactgaagaagcctcttggatgagaggtgaaacgtCTTCAAGAAACTCCAGTTGACCTGTTATTTAACACTTGGATATACCATGACCCAGATGACTGAAAatcttcacagacacactgtttaAAACGCGTAACATtagtcaaacattttttttacttgatcTGCTGTTGATTAACTTctgcaataaaaacatatctCAAGGTCTCTCTGGCACATTTCTAGCTTTTAACATTTCACGTCTTTGTAAGTGGATGATAGAGTATGTTACCTTCTGAGGCATCTTGGCAAAGACGCTGGCGATGTCATCTGCAGCCTCTTTGGGCAAAGCGTTCACCAGGGTTCCCAGAGTCATGATGATCACACCATGCTCGCCAGCACTCTGAACGAACTGCTCAAGGTCCGCTGGCAGAGGCTGAGCTGGTTTGCATTGGAACCCTCCGATGTAGACAACGTTTGGCATCGTGGGCCGAgggaaatcaaacacaaaatctgACCTGAACAGCCATATGTCTGCCTCCTGAAGCAGCGACATGATGTCACATTCACCCTCAATATATTTAGTGCAGGCAACATCGTAGATTGGCCCCACCATAAATTTGTGCTGGAACAATATGATGCCGTAGAAAAACAGGTTCTTGACCCTCTGCATGAAATTCATTTTGTCAGTTAAACCTGATCCTGGCACCGGAATATAAGAGAGTGGGGAGGGGGCTATGGCAAATTGTCCGTCTCCGCTGGTGATCCAGCGAACATTAAGCACCAGGGGTAGTTTGAGATACTTTGCTAACAGAACCCCTGGTGCTATGGCTGGGTCAGTGAGAACAAGATCATATTGGGCGTCCTTTAATTGTTTGACTATGTTTTCATCATCTAACACTTGAGTGAGGGCATCAGACCAGATAGAATGAGCTTCAGATATCATGGAAAGGAAATCCTTTGTGATTCTGAAGGAAGTTAGAAATGAGGCCCCTTCTCTCAGCGCCTGAAAAGAATGATTAGAGAATAAGTATTaagaaaatctaaaaaatatgaATTGCAATATTTAAATGACCACGTGGGGTTCAGTACATCAACCATGATGACATACCCTCATTTGCTTCTGTAGGTACTCATCAAAGAAGTTCTCCATACCCTGATCCATTTTAATTGTAATGGACGTGTAAAGGGGAGACTCCTCTGGGATGTACCAGCTGTTGCTCCCTCGGATTACAGTGAGGCTGTGTCCTCTGGCATGAAGCTCCTCCAGCAGGAGCTTCATGTTGATCCAGTGGCTGCCATCAACGGGGAACACCAGAAGGTTCCCTCCGTGACAAGAAGGGACAAAGGAAATCAGACCAAagctgaataaaacaaatattccaCAGACACGAGACAGAGGCATGGTTCCTAAAatacaggaaacagaaacatatGCATTTTAATATGAGTTTTCATACATTTATAAAGTGAAAATTCTGAATGCATGAAAATGTTCCTGAAATTCACTCACCCATGCTTGAGAGTGGCAGCTGTAGTGCTGCCTGCCTGCAGACTGAAATTCCCTCTAAAGGATTCCTTACATATTTGAGTTCAAACTCCACAGATGATTGGTCCATAACGGTAAATGAGTTACAATGCATGTGCCATATGAAGCTATGATGCTGCAGTGAATGTTCTGCAAAAAACAACCAGTTTACTTCTTATTTAACATGTTATCGTAGATTTTTCACTGATAATTAGATAATTTTTTCAAActagtgtgtgtggttgtgtgaacTTTCAtgagtgtttttctctgtcacagGTAAACACATGTGACTTCTTTCATAAGGCTATTAGTCCAGGTTAGGTAACTTGAACCTTCTAGAATTTCACACATACCATGGTAAAGGGATAGTTGCTCTTTCACATACACATCACACACCAGGAGATGTCAGACGTAATCTCACCTAATGGTAATTTTCAGTTTGCAGTAGGTGAGGGGTGGCagctgggtagagcatgcaggaggcaggagagtACTGTCATCAACCTTCCCACTCGCTCTCTCTGAACTCTCCCGACTGCTCTGATCACATATCGGCTCAATCCCTTTGCACTTGTGAGATAACAACATAATGTGTGAAAGCACTTTTATTACAGATGTATTCATGTGTAAGaagcattttattgttgtagtAGTTTGAGGtggaacaaattaaaaatattttattagcCTGCAACGAATGATTATTCTCATAATGGCTTAATCTGATAATCATTCAGCCACTTAAGCagtctgtggccaccacatgtAGAACCACTGCCTTTTGATGGTTGTCTTGCTTTTGCTGCTCCATTTCACCTgctgtcactttcatttgcaccaaagtGAGTGAAATTGATTCGCAATCTCttgcttcctaaatggacaaATTGATATTCCTGAAGTTTAACTCACTTGCTGTTACACTGTGAGTAAtctttttgagcagtgtattttAAGATGACTTGAACAATGTGTGAGTCCGTTTTCATAATACCTGTTTCTCCTTTCCCCGagtcctctctgttttttttgcatttcctgGTTTCTGTAGACTCTCTGGATAAATACAACGGAGGTCTACATTTCTATACTTACAAAATAACATTGGGCACTCTCTGCTGGGTCCTAGTGTCTGCCCATTTACAGTCTCTGGTGATTGGAAACTTCATACAGTGATAGAGTGGAAATAACCCCTGGCACACAGTGACCCCAACTTGTGATAGGAAGGTTGTTTCAAGTAAGGATTGTTGAATATGAGCATCACAGTAACAGGTTGTAAAGGCTTTTccaagaaacagaggagagatcAGGCAAAGTGGGTCAAAAGCGTGAATACCACAGTGAATAAGAGGATCTGGTAGAGGAGCAGTGGTCGAGACAATTCTTGTGTACTGTTGTCTCTGTTTTACCCACTTTTCGGTCTCATACTCTGACCAGAAAATACCAGCCGTGATTGTCTTGCTTTCAGCACAGCAAGCATATGAAGTATTTCTTGGTTTTTTTATATGAATTTGCGTTGTTTTTCAGAAATAGTACCTTTAACTCGGTTGTACTGCTTTCTCTCATACAATCACAACCTCAGTTTTCTGTTCTATTCCATTCAACCTTTAGCATTTGTTTGGGATTTGCACAGGGGTAACATGAACAGTACATTAGCTTCTGCAGCAATAATGACAGAGACTTTCATGTGAAATTATACAAATGTATTGATCTTTACTCtaatcaaaattaaatgttCGACAATTCATATAACAAGTTAAGTTTTTTACATCTGAATTGGTTTTAGTTCAAAAATCCCCAACATACAACAATCAGCAATTATATATTTGTTAACCAAGTATTAAtccaagaagaaacagtttATAGCTTATATTAAAACAGGAAAGAGGCTCTATTATTTTGACAAGgctattatattttatttgtctacATCAGTTAACTGGTTGTCATTTGACTTCATATACAACAAAGATGTACAAATGAGATACCTTAGAATGCACAGTAAGTTTGCATCTACAGAGCTTTAGAACCCTTTCTAGCAGATTTCTAACCATTTCCAGATTCATTCAGCTTTGGATTTTATCCTCCTTCTACTTCTGCAGCACAGTAACCAGAAAACAGCCACAGTAAAGAGCagcagtgcagctgcagcagtcagcAACACTAACAGAACATCTAAACTGTAGTACGAGTACCAGGGCATCTTATAAGCATCTGTGCGCAGGTGTGCTGCTCCTTTGTGACGGATCACATACTCCACCCAGAAGATAGCCTTATCCATGGGTGTTATTGGCTGATCTCTGTGCAAGCGAGATAGTCTTTGCATGTTCTGTCTGTAGCTGTCCTGCAGGAGCACTTCCTGAAGACCTTGCTCAAAACTCTGGCTGTTAAGTTCATCAAGTTCAATGATCTTTGCAGCTCCTCTCACCCGCAAACGGACAAGGTTGTCAAACTGGTCAAGGAACAGGGGTAAGCCGAGCACGGGGACCCCGTAGTAAATGGCCTCCTGGACTCCATTGGTTCCTCCATGAGCTACAAAAACTTTGGTCTGAGGATGGCCCAGGAGGTCCCTCTGCGGCATCCAGTCCACAATGAGTGTGTTGTTGCCCAAAGTGGAGGGAGGCTCCCCTTTGTGCCGCCATATCACCTGATCAGCAAACAAAAAGCATCAACATCCATTTATTGCACATCTATTCATGAGCAGACAGACATTACATCAACAACAATCTGGGAGCCCATCGGCCATCATCTGATGGCAAACTAGCATCTGGTGGCAAAGGCCAATCTATTGGAGCCTTTATTAGTCAAAATAGAAACAGAAGCTAGAAGTCCGTGGtctacagattctgcatattcacatgcagcaTCTGTTTCCAGAGATTACAGCAACACAATGGTGTTGCCACCGCTGCAGCCTGAGATACACAGGATACTCAAAGATGgcaaattaaatagaaaaattatttatttggtaACATCAATACATTTTGTCATATATCACTCCCTCTGTTTTCCATACCCCTTATTATGATTCATTAGATGCCAAACAGGCTACAAAGgctatatgtttgtttgtttgttttttacttgaTCTGCTGTCGATTAATTGCTGCATTAAAATATGACAGAGTACGTTACCTTCTGAGGCATCTTGGCAAAGACGCTGGCAATGTCATCTGCAGCCTCTTTGGGCAAAGCTTCCACCATGGTTCCCAGACTCATGATGATCACACCATGCTCGCCAGCACTTTGAACGAACTGCTCAAGGTCCGCTGGCAGAGGCTGAGCTGGTTTGCATTGGAACCCTCCGATGTAGACAACGTTTGGCATCGTGGGCCGAGGGAAATCGAACACAAAGTCTGACCTGAACAGCCATATGTCTGCCTCCTGAAGCAGCGACATGATGTCACATTCACCCTCAATATATTTAGTGCAGGCAACATCGTAGATTGGCCCCACCATGAATTTGTGCTGGAACAATATGATGCTGTAGAATAACAGGTTCTTGACCCTCTGCATGAAATTCATTTTGTCAGTTAAACCCGATCCTGGCACCGGAATATAAGAGAGTGGGGAGGGGGCTATGGCAAATTGTCCGTCTCCACTGCTGATCCAGCGAACATTAAGCACCAGGGGTAGTTTGAGATACTTTGCTAACAGAACCCCTGGTGCTACGGCTGGGTCAGTGAGAACAAGATCATATTGGGCGTCCTTTAATCGTTTGACTAGGTTTTCATCATCTAACATTTGAATGAGGGCATCAGCGCACATAGAATGAGCTTTAAATATCATTGAAAGAAAATCCTTTGTGATTTTGAAGGAAGTTAGAAATGAGGCCCCTTCTCTCAGCGCCTGGAAAAAATCATTAGAAAATAAGTATTAAGAAAATCTAACAAGTATAAATTGCAATATTTAAATGACCATGTGGGGCTCAGTACATCAACCATGATGACATACCCTCATTTGTTCCTGCAGGTACACTTCAAAGAAGTTCTCCATACCCTCATCCATTTTAATTGTAATGGACGTGTAAAGGGGAGACTCCTCTGGGATGTGCCAGCTGGTGCTCCCCCGGATTACAGTGAGGCTGTGTCCTCTGGCATGTAGCTCCTCCAGCAGGAGCTTCATGTTGATCCAGGAACTGCCGTCAATGGGGAACACCAGAAGGTTCCCTCCGTGACAAGAAGGGATGAAGGAAATCAGGCCAATGCTGAGGAGAACAAATATCCCACAGACACGAGACAGGGGCATGGTGCCTAACatacaggaaacagaaacaattgCGTTTTAATATGAGTTTTAATACTACAGCATGAACTTGTTCCTGAAATTCACATACCCATGGTTGAGAGTGGCAGCTGTAGTTCTGCCTGCCTGCAAACTGACATTCCTTCTACAGGATTCCTTACATATTTGAGTTCAAACTCTTTTGACCTCTTTCACGAGGTTATTAGTCCATTTTGGGTCACTTGAACCAGCAAAATTCCACACATACCAAGTTAAACCTGAAGAGAGACAGGTTTCCTGAATAAATCCTGCTTCTTGTTATGTGCTGCAGTGATTTTCtcccagttttttttcctgctgattTCTCTACTCCAGGTTCCTGTTGCCATATCTGTCAAATATAGCTACAATGAAAGTTCCAGATATGAAATCTGTAGATTGTAGGAAAGTCCTCTAACATCACTATGAGGATTAGTGGTGGTGGGGAAAACTTCAAATTCTTACCACCATTTCACTAAAATTACTCAATTACCATTTAAGTCCCTACACTAAAAGTGTTTGAACATTACAGGAAGATTTACTTAACGGatcaaatgtaaaagttaatttaagaaaaaaaacctgttgaactctggaaaatgttttgaGATTCAGGTCCAGTCTGGAGGTCTAGAGTTGCTCTTTCACATATGCATCACACACCAGGAGATGCCAGACGTATTCTCACTTCCTGGTAATACTCAGTTTGCAGTAGGTGAGGGGTGGCAGCTGGGTAGAGcgtgcaggaggcaggagagtAACATCATCAACCTTCCCCCTTGTTCTCTCTGAACTCTCCTGACTGCTCTGATCACATATCAGCTCAATCCCTTTGCACTAGTGAGATAACAGCGTTGCAAgatcacagtttgtgtgtgaagcctGCAACAAACAATAAGTCTTTAAATGGCTTAATGTGATCATCATTCAGCCAATTGTTCAGTTTGTAAGACCAACATGATTCTGTTTACCAACAGCTAGTCAATTTTATACAGTTGGGCAGTTGCATATTTTACGATGCAGTTTATTTTAAACTCTCTTTCCGTGTTTTGCGTGTAGATTTTTCATGAGCAATATTTGAATGGAAAGTAAATAAAGCAAAGTAATATACAAAAGTAAATACTAAAATTGAGTtggatcaaactaaaatatTAAACTTATGTATGCGTaccttatatattttttactgaGGGCCAAACCTTAAAGCTCTTTTAGGCCTGGTTTTGAGAAGTGCTGTAAAACAATCAGACAGATAGACTCTCAGGTAAGATTTTGTCTCTGAGTTATGAAGAGCCCTCTCATAATTGTAGTAAAGACATTagtcttgttgttgtgttgaactGTGTAGTTATGAGTATGAGTACCAGTACAGAGGATAGAACCAGAGACAGCAACGATCATGAGGAcccttttatatatatatatatatatatatatacagtacgtTCGGTGTCCCCTCCAGGAAATGCTCTTGAGAAATGTCTCCCCCCCAACACTAGAATGAAAGGTGCAGCCTAAATATTAGTTTCATAGCGGGAGAGGAACAACCAAGAAAAAATAGTTATGTAATCCATACGGCTGTGACATTTATGGTGTAAAGTCCTGGGTGGACTTACTCATATTTCTAATTATGAAGGATAAAAAATACTCCACCTCATATAATGATGTCTGCTCTGGGCCTCAGACTCTAAAACTACACTGGGCTGTGATTGCTATTAAACTGCTTCTGAAGAGCAGTGATCTGTCTGAATGATCCAGTGTAGAAAGAGTCTGTAGCCCCTGCTGTTGTAATTCTGATATTTTCATTCATGTAGACGATGATGTCTGTAAAACATTATAAgataaaagtgaatgaatgttAATAGAATAAAATCATAATGATTATATTCACTGGTTGATGCAGAATGGAAATCATGACGTGGAATGACATTACTGACATGACATGACTTGTGAAAAGGAGTTTGTCACTTACCGGACTGTCCTTACTGGCCTCCGCCTGGGAAATCTTTTGGAAGAGTTTATGTATGTATCTTATTGGGGTAATGCTATTAAGCCAATAAATAAGCTGCAGGTCCTCAGAAGCAGAACTTTCTCTTGTGTCCAACCAGGAAAAATGAGGAAACTCTTTTATACCAGTGTTATAACTAGCAGCACAGATTTTGTTTAGTGAACATTGAGCATCTCTATACTGTCTCTGATATATTTGAAGATGACCTGCAtaatgtgtgagtcagtgttcATAATACCCTGTTTCTCCTTCCCCTGAGTCCTCTCTGGCTTCTTTGCATTTCCTGGTTTCCTCAGAATCTCAGGATAAAAACAATCTGCATTCCTTCACCTACAAAAGAACATTGAGCATGCTCTGCTGGGTCCTAATGTCTGCCAATTTAAAGCTTCATGTGGAGATAGAGGGGAAATAACTTCTGGCATACAGTGACCCCAACTTGTGATAGGAAGGTTCTTTCAATTGTTGAATATTAGCATAACAGTTACAGGTTGAAATGAGAAATCAGGCAAAGTGGGTCAAAGAATGGAGGTCTACATTTCTATATCTACAAAATAACATTGGGCACT is part of the Paralichthys olivaceus isolate ysfri-2021 chromosome 15, ASM2471397v2, whole genome shotgun sequence genome and encodes:
- the LOC109635641 gene encoding UDP-glucuronosyltransferase 2C1-like isoform X1, which produces MLGTMPLSRVCGIFVLLSIGLISFIPSCHGGNLLVFPIDGSSWINMKLLLEELHARGHSLTVIRGSTSWHIPEESPLYTSITIKMDEGMENFFEVYLQEQMRALREGASFLTSFKITKDFLSMIFKAHSMCADALIQMLDDENLVKRLKDAQYDLVLTDPAVAPGVLLAKYLKLPLVLNVRWISSGDGQFAIAPSPLSYIPVPGSGLTDKMNFMQRVKNLLFYSIILFQHKFMVGPIYDVACTKYIEGECDIMSLLQEADIWLFRSDFVFDFPRPTMPNVVYIGGFQCKPAQPLPADLEQFVQSAGEHGVIIMSLGTMVEALPKEAADDIASVFAKMPQKVIWRHKGEPPSTLGNNTLIVDWMPQRDLLGHPQTKVFVAHGGTNGVQEAIYYGVPVLGLPLFLDQFDNLVRLRVRGAAKIIELDELNSQSFEQGLQEVLLQDSYRQNMQRLSRLHRDQPITPMDKAIFWVEYVIRHKGAAHLRTDAYKMPWYSYYSLDVLLVLLTAAAALLLFTVAVFWLLCCRSRRRIKSKAE
- the LOC109635708 gene encoding UDP-glucuronosyltransferase 2C1-like → MHCNSFTVMDQSSVEFELKYVRNPLEGISVCRQAALQLPLSSMGTMPLSRVCGIFVLFSFGLISFVPSCHGGNLLVFPVDGSHWINMKLLLEELHARGHSLTVIRGSNSWYIPEESPLYTSITIKMDQGMENFFDEYLQKQMRALREGASFLTSFRITKDFLSMISEAHSIWSDALTQVLDDENIVKQLKDAQYDLVLTDPAIAPGVLLAKYLKLPLVLNVRWITSGDGQFAIAPSPLSYIPVPGSGLTDKMNFMQRVKNLFFYGIILFQHKFMVGPIYDVACTKYIEGECDIMSLLQEADIWLFRSDFVFDFPRPTMPNVVYIGGFQCKPAQPLPADLEQFVQSAGEHGVIIMTLGTLVNALPKEAADDIASVFAKMPQKVIWRHKGEPPSTLGNNTLIVDWMPQRDLLGHPQTKVFVAHGGTNGVQEAIYHGIPMLGIPLFFDQFDNLVRLQVRGAAKIIELGKLNSQSFEQGLQEVLLQDSYRQNMQRLSRLHRDQPITPMDKAIFWVEYVIRHKGAAHLRTDAYKMPWYSYYSLDVLLVLLTAAAALLLFTVAVFWLLCCRSRRRIKSKAE
- the LOC109635641 gene encoding UDP-glucuronosyltransferase 2C1-like isoform X2, with protein sequence MPLSRVCGIFVLLSIGLISFIPSCHGGNLLVFPIDGSSWINMKLLLEELHARGHSLTVIRGSTSWHIPEESPLYTSITIKMDEGMENFFEVYLQEQMRALREGASFLTSFKITKDFLSMIFKAHSMCADALIQMLDDENLVKRLKDAQYDLVLTDPAVAPGVLLAKYLKLPLVLNVRWISSGDGQFAIAPSPLSYIPVPGSGLTDKMNFMQRVKNLLFYSIILFQHKFMVGPIYDVACTKYIEGECDIMSLLQEADIWLFRSDFVFDFPRPTMPNVVYIGGFQCKPAQPLPADLEQFVQSAGEHGVIIMSLGTMVEALPKEAADDIASVFAKMPQKVIWRHKGEPPSTLGNNTLIVDWMPQRDLLGHPQTKVFVAHGGTNGVQEAIYYGVPVLGLPLFLDQFDNLVRLRVRGAAKIIELDELNSQSFEQGLQEVLLQDSYRQNMQRLSRLHRDQPITPMDKAIFWVEYVIRHKGAAHLRTDAYKMPWYSYYSLDVLLVLLTAAAALLLFTVAVFWLLCCRSRRRIKSKAE